The Tenacibaculum jejuense genome includes a window with the following:
- a CDS encoding autotransporter outer membrane beta-barrel domain-containing protein: MKYIKDPNDNFNSMYTKNLSIFLFLYLFSLIAYSQTPEGFNYQSVVRNASGEILANANVGVELKLRQATADGTVIYTETHTTTTNGYGVFSLIVGQGATVDTFSTIDWASNSHFLEVSIDIAGGTTYVSMGTTQLLSVPYALQAKYVENGDNLGNHTLTENIKTDGKWISNDGDDEGLLVNSGGRVTTSHKLFLGSNINLDTHWINGDGTNDSGIQFDTNGNVITSAKISLGGNIQINSNWISNDGDDEGIAIKADGSVGIGESNPQTSLDVVDNAVIGNIAVGSQSTTQNASNQKDEGYMTTPWIYTSAIQAPGERDSSPTMIAVGGDNNFGKADEIHFVTNGTSQVEITDGLLNVSGSIKSTGNFELDGALTTSSFENQIFGSYDDTSNLSNLERRNVIIGYQAAEGAQSGDSNVVIGYFAGYNLNGDSNVLIGTAAGAGGSFSNQLHIRNLIYGEFDNDYLQVNGELKVEENIATDGNVVIDQDGDDLRAAGASNNVEIISIIVNADGSLNTNVTNSSGITASRSGNTYTVNYSNHFSNLPAVTITCIGSTSVTRAAMITSLAQGKVEYQVRSSGGDNKTDAATVLHIIGKR; encoded by the coding sequence ATGAAATACATAAAAGATCCAAATGACAATTTCAATTCGATGTACACAAAAAATTTAAGCATCTTTTTATTCTTATATCTTTTCTCTTTAATCGCATATTCACAAACTCCAGAAGGTTTCAATTATCAATCTGTAGTTAGAAACGCATCTGGAGAAATATTAGCAAATGCTAATGTAGGTGTTGAGTTAAAATTACGCCAAGCAACAGCAGACGGGACTGTAATTTATACAGAAACACATACGACAACAACAAATGGGTATGGAGTATTTAGCTTAATTGTTGGGCAAGGCGCTACAGTAGATACTTTTTCTACAATAGATTGGGCATCTAATAGTCATTTTTTAGAAGTTAGTATTGATATTGCTGGAGGTACAACTTATGTAAGTATGGGAACTACACAATTATTAAGCGTTCCTTATGCATTACAAGCTAAGTATGTAGAAAATGGAGATAATTTAGGAAACCACACATTAACTGAAAACATAAAAACAGATGGAAAATGGATTTCTAATGATGGTGACGATGAAGGTTTACTAGTGAATTCTGGAGGAAGAGTAACTACATCACACAAATTATTCTTAGGAAGTAATATCAATTTAGATACACACTGGATTAATGGAGACGGAACTAATGATAGCGGAATTCAGTTTGATACAAATGGTAATGTAATTACATCAGCTAAAATTTCTTTAGGAGGAAATATTCAAATTAATTCTAATTGGATTTCTAATGATGGAGACGATGAAGGAATTGCTATTAAAGCTGATGGTAGTGTTGGTATTGGAGAATCTAATCCTCAGACAAGTTTAGATGTTGTCGATAATGCTGTGATTGGAAACATTGCTGTTGGTTCTCAAAGTACAACTCAGAATGCTTCTAACCAAAAAGATGAAGGTTACATGACTACACCATGGATTTACACATCGGCTATACAAGCTCCAGGAGAACGAGACAGTTCACCAACAATGATTGCTGTTGGAGGAGATAATAATTTTGGAAAAGCTGATGAAATTCATTTTGTAACAAATGGAACTTCTCAAGTAGAAATTACTGATGGTTTATTAAATGTTTCTGGATCTATAAAATCAACTGGTAATTTTGAACTTGATGGAGCTCTTACAACATCTTCTTTTGAAAACCAAATTTTTGGTTCTTATGATGATACAAGTAATCTTTCAAACCTAGAAAGAAGAAATGTAATTATTGGATATCAAGCTGCAGAGGGCGCACAATCAGGAGATAGTAATGTTGTAATAGGATACTTTGCTGGATATAATTTAAACGGAGACTCTAATGTATTAATCGGAACAGCAGCAGGAGCTGGAGGTTCATTCTCTAATCAATTACATATTAGAAATTTAATTTACGGTGAATTTGATAATGATTACTTACAAGTTAACGGAGAATTAAAAGTAGAAGAAAACATTGCTACTGATGGAAATGTAGTTATAGATCAAGATGGTGATGATCTTAGAGCAGCTGGTGCATCTAATAATGTAGAGATTATTTCTATAATCGTAAACGCAGATGGTTCATTAAATACTAATGTTACTAATTCTTCTGGTATAACAGCCTCTAGAAGTGGAAACACCTATACTGTAAATTACTCGAATCACTTTTCAAATTTACCTGCTGTAACGATCACTTGTATTGGATCTACTTCTGTAACTAGAGCTGCTATGATTACTTCATTGGCTCAAGGTAAAGTGGAGTATCAGGTAAGAAGTTCTGGTGGAGATAACAAAACTGATGCGGCAACTGTTTTACATATTATTGGAAAAAGATAA